Proteins encoded in a region of the Stieleria neptunia genome:
- a CDS encoding diguanylate cyclase, whose amino-acid sequence MTKIEGASRRRLSEAVAVNAAAHVRKQQWVDLRATAETLVDRDADLLSIGVRSKHGDLKVNAGHHDDLWRRVASDSRGIDAITVPITLNRRDWGEVEFCYRAPDQSTFGAIAEHPLMRLLAFYCITGVFGYTLFVGKVMRVFSTTQVVPERVRQALDTLAEGLLVLDEKAKIVLANRAFAETVDVPSELLVESRANELPWTFESDRSDHDFPWMTAIDESATITEQILHLKVDDGAERIFSVNAAPIGGGNARRGALATFRDVTHIEEHRKQLEAMLSMLRESRDEIEEKNRELEILATTDALTGCLNRRAFFERFGHLWKTAAAEQKPLSCIMFDNDHFKRVNDTYGHGVGDDVLREVSRVLRENHGGHGLVCRYGGEEFCVLLPGIDFESALDLAEQTRASIEQITFKEPAQLRLTASVGVSETRFNASDPQELINQADVCLYAAKRGGRNCVIPYSPELSQMDGEESDSRERTEIPYQAVTALIASLSYRDAATAQHSRRVADLCSRVSKQYMDSASQYVLEIAALLHDIGKVGVSDEILLKRGKLSPDEMELIAWHDRIGVELIETAFECEELTETVQFRQAHFDGSGRFRNLPVGVEIPIGARILSICDSYDSMVSDRVYRDGCSHQVAIEELRRYAGSQFDPELVEHFASVITSKPEPDATTNSEAAIQIGFQVERLAAAIDNQDTEGMQTLAERLGMYARRCDIDSIAKAADRIRQRASEQEISWLDLLRDTNELLELCRTTQSELIEHQHENESPVG is encoded by the coding sequence GTGACGAAAATCGAAGGTGCGTCACGGCGACGTCTCAGCGAGGCCGTCGCGGTCAACGCGGCAGCCCACGTTCGAAAACAACAGTGGGTGGACCTGCGTGCGACGGCCGAAACACTGGTCGATCGCGACGCCGACCTGCTCTCCATCGGGGTTCGCAGCAAGCACGGGGATTTGAAAGTCAATGCCGGGCACCACGACGATCTGTGGCGTCGCGTGGCGAGCGACAGCCGAGGAATCGACGCGATCACCGTGCCGATCACGCTGAACCGTCGCGATTGGGGCGAGGTCGAATTCTGCTACCGAGCCCCCGACCAATCGACCTTTGGTGCGATTGCCGAACACCCCCTGATGCGTTTGCTGGCGTTCTACTGCATCACCGGAGTGTTCGGTTACACGCTGTTTGTGGGCAAGGTGATGCGGGTTTTCAGCACCACCCAGGTGGTGCCCGAACGTGTTCGCCAAGCTCTCGACACGCTCGCCGAGGGTTTGTTGGTGCTGGATGAAAAAGCCAAGATCGTGCTGGCCAACCGCGCGTTTGCCGAAACCGTCGATGTGCCCAGCGAGCTGTTGGTGGAATCGCGGGCAAACGAGTTGCCTTGGACGTTTGAGTCTGACCGATCCGACCATGATTTCCCCTGGATGACGGCGATCGATGAATCCGCCACGATCACCGAACAGATTCTGCACCTGAAGGTCGACGACGGTGCCGAGCGAATATTCTCGGTCAACGCAGCCCCGATCGGTGGCGGCAACGCTCGACGCGGGGCACTGGCGACGTTCCGCGACGTGACCCACATCGAAGAACATCGCAAACAGCTCGAAGCGATGCTGTCGATGTTGCGTGAAAGTCGCGATGAGATCGAAGAGAAGAATCGAGAACTGGAAATCCTGGCGACGACCGACGCATTGACCGGTTGCCTGAACCGACGCGCCTTTTTCGAACGGTTCGGCCACTTGTGGAAAACGGCCGCGGCGGAACAGAAACCGCTTTCGTGCATCATGTTCGACAACGACCACTTCAAACGCGTCAACGATACCTACGGCCACGGCGTCGGCGACGATGTGTTGCGAGAAGTGTCTCGTGTGCTCCGAGAAAACCACGGCGGACACGGACTGGTCTGTCGCTACGGGGGTGAAGAATTCTGTGTGCTGCTGCCCGGCATCGATTTTGAATCCGCGCTCGATCTGGCCGAACAAACCAGGGCGTCGATCGAACAAATCACGTTCAAGGAACCCGCTCAACTTCGCTTGACCGCCAGCGTCGGTGTTTCCGAGACACGCTTCAACGCCTCCGATCCCCAGGAATTGATCAATCAAGCCGACGTTTGCCTGTACGCCGCCAAACGGGGCGGACGCAATTGCGTGATTCCCTACAGCCCGGAACTTTCGCAAATGGATGGCGAAGAATCCGATTCGCGTGAACGCACCGAAATTCCCTACCAAGCCGTCACCGCGCTGATCGCATCGCTGTCTTATCGCGATGCCGCCACCGCACAGCACAGCCGCCGTGTGGCGGACCTCTGTTCGCGTGTCTCCAAACAGTACATGGACTCGGCCAGCCAATACGTCCTGGAGATCGCCGCGCTGCTGCACGACATCGGCAAAGTCGGTGTCTCCGATGAAATCTTACTCAAACGCGGAAAACTCAGCCCCGACGAAATGGAACTGATCGCCTGGCATGATCGCATCGGCGTGGAACTGATCGAAACCGCGTTCGAGTGCGAAGAGCTGACCGAAACGGTTCAGTTTCGACAAGCACATTTTGACGGCTCGGGACGCTTTCGAAATCTGCCGGTCGGCGTGGAAATCCCCATCGGGGCTCGCATCCTGTCGATCTGCGACAGCTATGACTCGATGGTTTCCGACCGCGTCTATCGCGACGGTTGCTCGCATCAGGTGGCCATCGAGGAATTGCGGCGCTACGCCGGCTCTCAATTCGATCCCGAATTGGTGGAACACTTCGCCAGCGTCATCACCAGCAAACCCGAGCCGGACGCGACGACCAACAGCGAAGCGGCGATCCAAATCGGTTTTCAAGTCGAACGCCTCGCCGCAGCCATCGACAACCAAGACACCGAGGGGATGCAGACGCTGGCGGAACGTTTGGGAATGTACGCCCGTCGCTGCGACATCGATTCGATCGCCAAAGCCGCCGATCGAATCCGCCAGCGGGCCAGCGAACAAGAAATCTCCTGGCTCGACCTGCTGCGAGACACCAACGAACTGCTCGAGTTGTGCCGCACCACCCAATCGGAACTCATCGAGCACCAACACGAAAACGAGTCCCCGGTCGGCTAG
- a CDS encoding GIY-YIG nuclease family protein — protein MDVLSPNHDEFGFGVDPFNPRTARPVEAVGATSKSKLKRQITQSCPRVPGVYGMLDRAGDLIYVGKSKSLRSRLLSYFSAANEDEKGGRIIENTRAIQWETQPSEFAALLREQQLIRQFTPRWNVQGVPKRQRPVYLCLGRAPAPQFFLSPKIPKDYIALQGPFFGAKRMANAVDALNKVFRLRDCSQQQTFEFAEQLSLFQIDHRPGCLRLELNTCLGPCAAACTRGEYASQVNAAESFLDGFNDEPLIALQDRMESASANRQYELAGRAHQTLKSLRYVHRKLILLANARRKYSFVYAVPGFDGCHTWYLIHCGEVSAVAATPIGSDGYQAIKPIINGWKATLESAADRGHGPFPYTLGTVASWFKKHPAELDRTFAPEQAGRKYYRKSMTA, from the coding sequence GTGGACGTGCTATCGCCAAATCACGACGAATTCGGATTCGGGGTCGATCCCTTCAATCCGCGTACCGCGCGTCCGGTTGAAGCCGTCGGGGCGACATCCAAGTCCAAGCTGAAACGACAAATCACCCAGTCCTGTCCCCGCGTTCCCGGTGTTTATGGGATGCTCGACCGCGCGGGGGATCTGATTTATGTCGGGAAGAGCAAATCGCTGCGGAGTCGGCTACTCAGCTATTTCAGTGCTGCCAATGAAGACGAGAAAGGCGGCCGCATCATCGAAAACACCCGTGCGATTCAATGGGAGACGCAACCGAGTGAGTTTGCGGCCTTGCTGCGAGAACAACAGCTGATTCGCCAATTCACACCGCGGTGGAACGTGCAAGGCGTTCCCAAACGTCAGCGGCCGGTCTACCTGTGTTTGGGGCGTGCGCCGGCACCCCAGTTCTTTCTCTCGCCAAAGATTCCCAAAGACTACATCGCGCTGCAGGGGCCGTTTTTTGGTGCCAAACGGATGGCCAACGCCGTCGACGCACTCAACAAAGTCTTTCGGTTGCGCGATTGCAGCCAACAGCAGACGTTCGAATTTGCCGAACAACTTTCACTGTTCCAAATCGATCATCGTCCCGGCTGTTTGCGGCTGGAATTGAACACCTGCCTGGGCCCTTGCGCGGCCGCTTGCACGCGTGGGGAATACGCCAGCCAAGTCAACGCGGCGGAAAGCTTTTTGGATGGATTCAATGACGAACCGCTGATCGCGCTCCAGGATCGCATGGAATCCGCTTCGGCCAATCGTCAATACGAACTGGCCGGTCGGGCACACCAGACGCTCAAGTCGCTTCGCTACGTGCACCGAAAACTCATCCTCTTGGCGAACGCACGTCGCAAGTACAGCTTTGTCTATGCGGTCCCCGGGTTTGATGGCTGCCACACCTGGTACCTGATCCATTGCGGCGAAGTCAGCGCGGTCGCCGCCACGCCGATCGGCAGCGACGGTTATCAAGCGATCAAACCGATCATCAACGGTTGGAAAGCCACCTTGGAAAGCGCCGCGGACCGCGGACACGGCCCGTTTCCTTACACGCTGGGCACGGTCGCATCGTGGTTCAAAAAACATCCCGCAGAGCTCGATCGCACCTTCGCGCCCGAACAGGCCGGCCGAAAGTACTATCGCAAATCGATGACCGCTTAG
- a CDS encoding outer membrane protein assembly factor BamB family protein, with protein MPFRFQMIRSRFSIRCVTAVALALTSCVVDADDWLGFRGDGRSFAPEAKTPAEFDAESGNNIAWRTTTTGRGIGGPLVIGDRVIVTGCGGEDERDLYVESYSVADGKLRWSRPMRATGRPFTHPTSSNASPTPASDGERVFALFSSCDLVCYDLAGHLVWYRALAIDRPKTGNDISMSSSPVVVDGVVVVQLENQGDSFAAGIDAKTGEILWTNARNASSNWSSPQLVQTEDGISAVAMHNGRGVELVDVKTGKVLKRFDVSGDGTASSTFASPYIIVPGQSTTAIRLSAAETDGDDAVATIQWQSNKLRPQRCSPVASNDRIYMGRGSTLMAGSISDGSILWQARLGKLSNVWATPVMTATGIYIVGSDGKVIVVEDQGDKGEVIAESELGESVLASPAVSGDALYFRSERGLIKVAD; from the coding sequence ATGCCATTCAGGTTCCAAATGATCCGCTCTCGATTTTCGATCCGTTGTGTCACCGCCGTCGCACTCGCGTTGACCTCTTGCGTCGTCGATGCCGACGATTGGCTCGGATTTCGCGGTGACGGTCGCTCGTTTGCTCCCGAGGCAAAAACCCCTGCCGAATTTGATGCCGAATCCGGCAACAACATTGCGTGGCGGACGACCACGACGGGGCGTGGGATTGGCGGTCCGCTGGTTATCGGGGATCGAGTGATTGTGACCGGATGCGGCGGGGAAGACGAACGGGATCTGTATGTCGAATCCTATTCAGTCGCCGACGGCAAATTGCGTTGGTCGCGGCCGATGCGTGCCACGGGCCGACCGTTCACGCACCCGACCAGTTCCAACGCGTCCCCCACGCCGGCGAGTGACGGCGAGCGGGTCTTCGCATTGTTCAGCAGCTGCGACTTGGTCTGCTATGATCTCGCCGGACATTTGGTGTGGTATCGGGCTTTGGCGATCGATCGTCCCAAGACCGGCAACGATATCAGCATGAGCAGTTCGCCGGTCGTCGTCGACGGTGTGGTCGTGGTGCAACTTGAAAACCAGGGCGATTCGTTTGCGGCGGGAATCGATGCCAAGACTGGCGAGATTTTGTGGACCAACGCGCGAAACGCGTCGTCCAATTGGTCGTCGCCGCAACTGGTACAAACCGAAGACGGCATCTCCGCCGTCGCGATGCACAACGGTCGGGGAGTGGAACTGGTGGACGTCAAAACCGGCAAGGTGCTCAAACGCTTTGACGTCTCCGGGGATGGAACCGCATCGAGTACGTTTGCGTCCCCCTACATCATCGTTCCCGGTCAATCCACGACGGCGATCCGGTTGAGTGCGGCGGAGACCGACGGTGACGACGCGGTTGCGACGATCCAGTGGCAAAGTAACAAGCTGCGTCCGCAACGCTGCAGTCCCGTCGCTTCCAACGATCGAATCTACATGGGGCGCGGGAGCACGTTGATGGCCGGTTCGATCAGCGACGGGTCGATTCTGTGGCAAGCGCGGCTCGGTAAATTGAGCAACGTCTGGGCCACTCCGGTGATGACGGCGACGGGGATCTACATCGTCGGGTCGGACGGGAAAGTCATCGTCGTCGAAGATCAAGGCGACAAGGGCGAAGTGATCGCGGAATCGGAGCTGGGCGAGTCCGTGTTGGCCAGCCCGGCGGTCAGCGGCGACGCGCTGTACTTCCGCAGCGAACGCGGACTGATCAAAGTTGCGGACTGA
- a CDS encoding Gfo/Idh/MocA family protein, with amino-acid sequence MSNRRTLLKAAGIAAVSPLGLGTALQTRSARAAASERIRLGVIGIGPRCRYVLGGMLKHADVQCVTIADVQATRREQGKQLVDQHYGDSNCNTVIDFRRVLDRKDIDAVLIATGDRWHATASMLAADAGKDVYSEKPCGITIDLCQRLSETIARTGRVFQAGTQRRTVANFAQAVELAHNGKLGKLQKLHATVYMPEINTTWLPGQPTPDPNVCDWNMWLGPAPWRPFNQEYVNGRWRGYVEFDSGARLLDWGAHTVDLCQWANQSDDTIPVEYSPDESGITARYENGVELRIHFLQTPFGQRPGWVQSLGTCPVRFEGTEGSVEVGDSGGIVIQPESIGKGLPQLPKKESGLDVEAHSRNFLDCVKSRELPNANHIVMRRSHTASHAAALSWLLQRTLRMDPSTETFIDDDEANRLRVRPERNWA; translated from the coding sequence ATGTCAAATCGAAGAACTCTTTTGAAAGCCGCCGGCATTGCCGCTGTTTCCCCTCTCGGATTGGGCACTGCGCTGCAGACTCGGTCGGCCCGTGCCGCCGCCAGCGAACGCATTCGGTTGGGCGTGATCGGCATCGGCCCCCGATGCCGTTATGTGTTGGGGGGGATGCTGAAACACGCGGACGTCCAATGCGTGACCATCGCCGATGTACAGGCCACCCGCCGCGAACAAGGCAAACAGCTGGTCGACCAGCATTACGGCGACTCGAACTGCAACACCGTGATCGATTTTCGACGTGTGCTCGATCGCAAGGACATCGATGCCGTGCTGATCGCGACCGGTGATCGTTGGCATGCGACCGCGTCGATGCTAGCCGCCGATGCCGGCAAGGATGTTTACAGTGAAAAGCCGTGCGGGATCACGATCGATCTGTGCCAACGACTCTCCGAAACCATTGCCCGAACCGGGCGTGTCTTTCAAGCCGGGACGCAACGCCGCACGGTCGCGAACTTTGCCCAAGCCGTCGAACTCGCTCACAACGGAAAGCTCGGGAAGTTGCAGAAGCTGCACGCGACCGTTTACATGCCCGAAATCAACACGACCTGGTTGCCGGGACAACCGACGCCGGATCCAAACGTGTGCGACTGGAATATGTGGCTGGGCCCCGCCCCATGGAGACCGTTCAACCAAGAGTACGTCAACGGTCGCTGGCGCGGTTACGTTGAATTTGATTCCGGGGCGCGGTTGCTGGACTGGGGCGCCCATACCGTGGATCTGTGTCAGTGGGCCAATCAATCCGATGACACGATTCCCGTCGAATACTCGCCCGATGAATCAGGCATCACGGCACGCTATGAAAACGGCGTGGAGTTGAGAATCCATTTCTTGCAAACTCCGTTCGGCCAGCGGCCGGGCTGGGTCCAATCGCTCGGCACCTGTCCGGTTCGTTTCGAAGGCACCGAGGGCTCGGTCGAAGTCGGCGACAGCGGGGGCATCGTGATCCAACCGGAATCGATCGGCAAAGGGTTGCCGCAACTGCCGAAGAAAGAGTCCGGTCTGGACGTCGAAGCTCACTCGCGGAACTTCCTGGACTGCGTCAAGTCACGTGAGCTGCCCAACGCCAATCACATCGTCATGCGTCGATCACACACCGCGTCCCACGCCGCCGCGTTGTCCTGGTTGCTGCAGCGGACGCTGCGGATGGATCCGTCGACGGAGACGTTCATTGACGATGACGAGGCAAACCGATTGCGAGTGCGGCCTGAACGCAATTGGGCCTAG
- a CDS encoding transposase has protein sequence MGRPLRSEQVDRDEVSIVHAVQRCVRRAFLAGVDQATGKDYGFRREWIRRRMEALASVFGIDVLSYAVMSNHMHLILRNRPDVVGAWTDQEVAIRWLKVFPGRRMEEHLGEPTENEVQMLVSDRERLAEVRRRLSDISWFMRSLSEPIARMANRQDECTGRFWEGRFKLQRITDEAGLLACAMYVDLNPVRAAMAESPDQSVHTSGYDRIKGEQGQEIDSAAFDLVPVTTEQAGEERRTTPVDELREKKRAKGKNPTGKRIRRDGWLAPLTLDESTLSSDAQPNQAGVRASDKGFLGISLKDYVELLRWTAKQSEEGAGREIPPRLQGLVSRLGIDLSMWRDLVWNFQRYFGNSCCAGSPSGMSQFAESSGRNWVRGQRRVAECFAV, from the coding sequence ATGGGACGTCCGCTGCGTTCGGAACAAGTTGATCGTGATGAGGTATCGATTGTGCACGCCGTCCAACGGTGTGTTCGGCGTGCTTTTTTAGCTGGGGTCGACCAGGCGACCGGCAAGGACTACGGATTCAGGCGTGAGTGGATCCGGCGTCGAATGGAAGCTCTGGCGTCTGTGTTCGGCATCGATGTGCTCTCCTACGCCGTGATGTCCAATCACATGCATCTGATCCTCCGCAATCGCCCCGACGTTGTCGGCGCGTGGACGGACCAGGAGGTCGCCATTCGGTGGCTGAAAGTCTTTCCCGGCCGTCGAATGGAAGAACATTTGGGTGAACCCACCGAAAACGAGGTTCAAATGTTGGTGTCCGATCGAGAGAGGCTTGCCGAAGTGCGTCGTCGCCTGTCGGATATCTCTTGGTTCATGCGTTCTTTGAGCGAACCGATTGCGCGGATGGCCAACCGGCAAGACGAGTGCACCGGCCGATTTTGGGAAGGCCGATTCAAGCTGCAACGGATCACCGACGAGGCCGGCTTGCTGGCATGTGCGATGTACGTGGACCTCAATCCGGTCCGTGCAGCGATGGCGGAATCGCCCGATCAGTCTGTCCACACGTCCGGCTATGATCGGATCAAAGGAGAACAAGGTCAGGAAATCGATTCGGCCGCTTTTGATCTGGTTCCGGTTACGACGGAACAGGCTGGCGAAGAACGCCGCACCACGCCGGTAGATGAACTGCGTGAAAAGAAGCGGGCAAAAGGAAAGAATCCGACCGGTAAACGCATCCGCCGCGACGGATGGCTGGCACCGTTGACGCTGGATGAGTCGACGCTTTCCAGCGACGCTCAACCGAACCAGGCCGGAGTGCGGGCGAGCGACAAGGGGTTTCTGGGGATCAGCCTGAAGGACTATGTTGAGCTTCTCCGTTGGACTGCCAAACAGAGTGAAGAAGGCGCGGGACGAGAGATACCGCCAAGATTGCAAGGTCTGGTTTCGCGTCTCGGAATCGACTTGTCGATGTGGCGCGATTTGGTCTGGAACTTCCAGCGTTACTTTGGCAACAGTTGCTGTGCGGGCTCACCGAGCGGCATGTCGCAGTTCGCCGAGTCGAGCGGCCGCAACTGGGTTAGGGGGCAGCGACGCGTCGCCGAGTGTTTCGCCGTCTAG
- the fmt gene encoding methionyl-tRNA formyltransferase has protein sequence MGTGPFAVPSFEAIRRSGHTLLAVVTKPEPPVKSRKGPPPAPVRTWAAQHGLSILDPASINDVEAIGQLKALQPDLLVVCDYGQILKPDALAVSNLGGINLHGSLLPAYRGAAPVQRALLNGDRETGVSVIHMTPKLDGGPILGTRRTTIADDETSGQLEQRLSQLGVDLVLQSIDELERWDGESPIGEVQDTERATKAPRLSKREAQVDWQRSCREIDCLVRGMQPWPVAFSMIKVRENKPPLRLTILKVTPVEQPTDDLQPGQITGGKELVVMAGDGALRIDTLCPAGKREMTGEEFQRGYQLARGTQFL, from the coding sequence ATGGGAACCGGCCCGTTCGCCGTTCCTTCGTTCGAAGCCATTCGTCGTTCCGGACACACGCTGCTGGCCGTCGTCACCAAACCCGAACCGCCGGTCAAGAGCCGCAAGGGACCTCCGCCGGCCCCGGTGCGAACCTGGGCCGCGCAGCACGGACTGTCGATTCTGGATCCAGCTAGTATCAACGACGTCGAGGCGATTGGGCAGCTCAAAGCCCTTCAACCCGACCTCTTGGTGGTTTGCGACTATGGTCAAATCCTCAAACCCGACGCGTTGGCAGTGTCGAACTTGGGAGGCATCAATTTGCACGGATCGCTGTTGCCCGCCTACCGTGGTGCCGCTCCGGTCCAACGAGCGCTGCTCAACGGCGATCGCGAAACCGGTGTCAGCGTCATCCACATGACGCCGAAGTTGGATGGCGGCCCGATCTTGGGCACCCGGCGAACCACCATTGCCGATGATGAAACGTCGGGACAACTCGAACAGCGACTCTCACAACTCGGCGTCGACCTGGTGCTGCAAAGCATCGACGAACTGGAGCGTTGGGATGGCGAATCGCCGATCGGTGAAGTCCAAGACACCGAGCGAGCGACCAAAGCGCCGCGATTGAGCAAACGAGAAGCGCAAGTCGATTGGCAACGAAGCTGCCGAGAGATCGATTGTCTCGTACGCGGCATGCAACCCTGGCCGGTCGCGTTCTCGATGATCAAGGTTCGAGAGAACAAGCCACCGCTTCGATTGACCATCCTCAAGGTCACGCCGGTTGAGCAGCCGACGGACGATTTGCAGCCCGGACAAATCACCGGAGGCAAGGAATTGGTGGTAATGGCCGGCGATGGTGCCTTGCGAATCGACACCCTCTGCCCGGCCGGCAAACGCGAAATGACCGGTGAAGAGTTCCAGCGCGGCTATCAACTGGCACGCGGAACGCAATTCCTCTAA
- the def gene encoding peptide deformylase, whose product MSLEIIYYPHPTLRYVSKPIKRVDAELRKIADEMLDLMYESKGVGLAANQVDLPLRMFVANPTGEKGSGEEFVIVNPEVSRPKGSEVGEEGCLSLPGLTGDVIRPKSIRISAFDMKGNPIETTLEGFLARVFLHEIDHLDGTLFFDRMGEHAALELGAGIDELETDFRSKQATGSIPPDDQLIARLADWTNKYC is encoded by the coding sequence ATGTCTCTCGAAATCATCTACTACCCCCATCCTACACTTCGCTATGTCAGCAAGCCGATCAAGCGAGTCGATGCCGAATTGCGAAAAATCGCTGACGAGATGCTGGATTTGATGTACGAATCCAAGGGCGTCGGACTGGCGGCAAACCAAGTCGATCTGCCGCTGAGGATGTTCGTCGCAAATCCCACCGGTGAAAAAGGCAGTGGCGAAGAGTTCGTGATCGTGAACCCCGAAGTCAGCCGTCCCAAGGGTAGCGAAGTGGGCGAAGAAGGCTGTCTTTCATTGCCAGGGCTCACCGGAGACGTGATCCGCCCCAAATCGATCCGCATCAGCGCGTTCGACATGAAAGGCAACCCAATCGAAACGACGCTGGAAGGTTTTTTGGCGCGTGTCTTCTTGCACGAAATCGATCACCTGGACGGGACCCTGTTTTTCGACCGCATGGGAGAGCACGCGGCGCTGGAATTGGGAGCCGGCATCGACGAATTGGAAACCGATTTTCGCTCCAAGCAGGCGACCGGATCGATTCCGCCCGATGACCAGCTGATCGCACGGTTGGCCGACTGGACGAACAAATACTGCTGA
- the mch gene encoding methenyltetrahydromethanopterin cyclohydrolase — protein MDFSPNQAAAAIWHGLRSDPLARVQLHRVAEATVLDFGVETHGSIRAGLQLAQACMGGLGRVSVVPCDRAAYGVANAVFVETDFPRLGCLGCQYAGWPVQSDDYFAMGSGPMRLLRGKEKMLIEQGLRDQGSDSACGILESDKLPSASAIETIAGDCGIAPKSLTVGVAPSTSIAGSIQIVARSVETAMHKLDDLEFDVRTVISATGSAPLPPPAGHGNTIAGIGRTNDAMLYGATVSLWVDCPDESIESILDKIPSSASADHGRPFAEIFAQYNHDFYAVDPSLFSPAVVSIENLRSGRTFTSGRTVTEILRESFGT, from the coding sequence ATGGACTTTTCGCCCAATCAAGCTGCCGCCGCAATCTGGCACGGGCTGCGATCTGACCCTCTGGCGCGGGTCCAGCTGCATCGCGTTGCCGAAGCGACCGTGTTGGATTTCGGCGTGGAAACGCATGGCTCGATCCGGGCGGGATTGCAACTGGCGCAGGCCTGCATGGGCGGGCTGGGGCGAGTTTCGGTCGTTCCCTGCGACCGTGCCGCCTACGGCGTCGCCAATGCCGTTTTTGTCGAAACCGACTTCCCTCGACTCGGCTGCCTGGGCTGCCAATACGCGGGCTGGCCGGTCCAGTCGGACGACTACTTCGCGATGGGCAGTGGCCCGATGCGATTGTTGCGAGGCAAAGAAAAGATGCTGATCGAGCAAGGACTCAGGGATCAGGGATCTGATTCAGCCTGCGGCATCTTGGAATCCGACAAACTGCCCTCGGCGTCGGCGATTGAAACGATCGCCGGGGACTGCGGCATCGCACCAAAATCGCTGACCGTCGGGGTGGCTCCCAGCACCTCGATCGCCGGTTCGATTCAAATCGTCGCCCGCAGCGTCGAAACGGCCATGCACAAACTGGATGATCTGGAATTTGACGTTCGAACCGTGATTTCGGCGACCGGCTCGGCTCCGCTGCCGCCGCCTGCCGGGCACGGAAACACGATCGCGGGGATCGGTCGCACCAACGATGCGATGCTCTACGGTGCGACCGTTTCACTGTGGGTCGATTGCCCCGACGAGTCCATCGAGTCGATTCTGGACAAAATCCCCAGTTCCGCGTCGGCGGACCATGGTCGCCCCTTTGCCGAGATTTTCGCTCAATACAATCACGATTTCTACGCGGTCGACCCGTCGCTGTTCAGCCCGGCAGTCGTCTCGATTGAGAACCTCCGCTCGGGGCGAACCTTCACCTCCGGACGAACCGTCACGGAGATTTTGCGAGAGTCCTTCGGCACATGA
- a CDS encoding ATP-grasp domain-containing protein — MSGSPLASRRLLMLGPDSGWHAEQLRDAACRQGHRLDIAPWETIAARVGEGQTPVSLQSDRRQLSDYDAILTRTMPAGSMEQITFRLAALHAIADQLTPHPTAIVNPPRGLEWSIDKFASLARLASAGLPTPSTRVVQSRGEAMQAFDELGGDCVVKPIFGGEGRGVMRISDAQLAWTSFSTLEQLKAVLQIQSFVPPGGRDTRWLVVGEQVFGVRRHNHHCFRSNVSAGATCQRIELDACVKATAKRITELFGLVFASVDLIDNDQGPPLFLEVNAIPGWKGAQSVIDESIAEHVISTLVAETERVTT, encoded by the coding sequence ATGAGCGGTTCGCCGCTCGCGTCGCGACGCCTGCTGATGCTCGGACCGGACAGCGGCTGGCACGCCGAACAGCTTCGAGACGCGGCTTGTCGGCAAGGCCATCGCTTGGACATCGCCCCCTGGGAGACGATCGCCGCACGCGTCGGTGAAGGCCAAACGCCAGTCTCGCTGCAGTCCGACCGACGGCAGCTGTCCGACTATGACGCGATTTTGACGCGAACGATGCCGGCCGGCTCGATGGAACAGATCACCTTCCGCCTGGCGGCGCTGCACGCCATCGCGGACCAATTGACCCCGCACCCAACCGCCATCGTGAATCCGCCCCGCGGGTTGGAGTGGTCGATCGACAAATTTGCAAGTCTGGCACGGTTGGCGAGTGCCGGATTGCCGACGCCCTCGACTCGTGTCGTACAATCTCGCGGTGAAGCGATGCAAGCGTTTGACGAATTGGGCGGTGACTGTGTGGTCAAGCCGATCTTCGGAGGCGAAGGCCGCGGCGTGATGAGGATCAGCGACGCCCAGCTTGCCTGGACCAGCTTCTCGACCCTCGAACAGTTGAAGGCCGTGCTTCAAATCCAATCCTTCGTACCACCGGGCGGCCGCGACACACGTTGGCTGGTCGTGGGCGAACAGGTGTTTGGCGTGCGTCGGCACAACCACCACTGCTTTCGATCCAATGTTTCCGCGGGAGCGACCTGTCAGCGGATCGAACTGGATGCGTGCGTGAAAGCGACGGCCAAACGAATCACCGAACTGTTCGGGCTGGTGTTCGCTTCGGTCGACCTGATTGACAATGATCAGGGGCCACCGCTGTTCCTCGAAGTCAACGCGATCCCGGGCTGGAAAGGCGCCCAAAGCGTGATCGATGAGTCGATCGCCGAACACGTCATCAGCACACTGGTGGCTGAAACCGAAAGAGTGACAACATGA